CATTCTTCTCACATTATCAAGGATAAACCCATCTTCAAGGATGGTCTCAACAGTTGCTAGTGCCGCGGCGCAGGCTACAGGATTTCCTCCAAAGGTTGAGGCATGTGTTCCAGGTGTGAAGACCTTTGAAACCTTCTCTGTAGCAAGGAGAGCGCCAATTGGAATACCGCTTGCCAGTCCCTTTGCCAGCGTCATTATATCTGGTGCAATACCATGGTGTTCATAACAGAAAAGTTTTCCTGTTCTTCCCATCCCTGTCTGGACTTCATCAAGGATTAGTAGTATACCTGTTTCATCACAGAGCTTTCTTACCTCTTTAAGATATCCTTCATCAGGGATTCTCACACCGCTTTCTCCCTGAATGGGCTCAAGCATCACTGCACAGGTATTTTTATCAATTGCCTTTCTGAGACTTTCTATATCGTTAAAGGGAACATATTTAAAACCTGGCAGAAGGGGTGCAAATCCATTATGAAATTTTTCCTGTGCTGTTGCTGTAAGAGCACCATAGGTCCTTCCATGGAATGAACCGTGGCAGGTTATTATTTCATATCTATCAGGTGAGAGATATTCCCTTGCATATTTTCTTGCAAGTTTTATTGCTCCTTCATTTGCCTCTGCGCCAGAATTGCAGAAAAAGACCCTGTCAGCAAAACTTACCTCTACAAGCTTTTTTGCCAGTTCTATCTGAGGTTCTATGTGATAGAGGTTTGAGACATGTATCAATCTCTGTACCTGTTTTTGAACAGCTATTACCACTTTTCTGGGACAGTGGCCCAGGACATTCACAGCTATACCTCCGACAAAATCCAGATATTCTCTGCCGTCTATTCCATATACCTTTGTTCCTGAACCCTTTCTGAGGACAACAGGATAACGCCTGTAAGTATTCATAAGGTATTTTTCTGCTTCTTCAATAAGTCTTTTCTGCTCCATGTAATAGAATAAATCTTCTGCCTATAAAATTCAACACTTAATTTTTTTCTTGAATATTTAGGAATATTTTGAGATAATGTATAGTGGTGAGGTAGAAGGATGGGTTTAACATACAGAGAGGCAGGAGTTGACATAGAAGAGGCTGATAGATTTGTGAGCCTGATCACACCGCTTGTCAGAGCAACCTTCAGACCCGAGGTTATCTCAGATATCGGTTCATTCAATGCACTTTTTAAACTTGATCTAAAGAAATACAGAGAACCTGTTCTTGTTAGTGGTACGGATGGAGTTGGTACAAAATTAAAGATCGCCTTCATGCTCGACAGGCATGACACAGTCGGGATTGATCTTGTAGCCATGTGTGTTAATGATATACTTACTGCAGGAGCAGAACCACTTTTTTTCCTTGATTATATAGCCACAGGAAAGCTTTCTCCTGAAAAATCGGTTGAGATAGTGAAGGGTATTGCAGAGGGTTGCAGACAGGCAGGTTGTGCACTCATAGGTGGTGAGACCGCTGAGATGCCTGGGTTCTATCAACCTGGAGAGTACGATCTATGTGGTTTTGCTGTCGGAGTTGTTGAAGAAAAAGAGATCATAACGGGAAGGGAAATAAAAGAAGGAGATATTATTATAGGTCTTTATTCAAGGGGATTGCACAGTAATGGTTATTCCCTGGCAAGAGAGATTATTTCAAGAAATAAACTTGATCTCTCTCTTTATCTGCAGGAAACTGGAAGAAGCCTAGGTGAAGAATTACTTGAACCAACGAGGATCTATGTAAAGGCATTCATGACATTGAAAGGGAGCGGTATAAATGTAAAGGGTATGGCACATATAACAGGCGGAGGTGTCACAGGAAATCTACCCAGAATATTGCCTGACAATATCTCTGCTGTTATTGATAAAAGATCATGGAATGTACCATTTATTTTCCAGTATCTTCAGAAACTCGGTGATGTGCCTGAAGAGGAGATGTTCAGGACTTTTAATATGGGAATAGGTTATATTATAGTTGTACCTTCAGGGCAGGGGGGTAAGGTAATAAATATTCTTAAAGAGGCAGGTTATGATGCCTCTCAGATAGGCTTTATTGAAAAAGGTAACAAGGGGGTAAGGTATGTATAAATTAAAGATCTTTCTTAAGAAGGTCTTTACTCCTGTTACTGTGATGCTTGTTCCTCACTCAAGAACTAAACCTGTTGCAATAAAAGTTCCTTTTTCTGTTATAGCCATTGCAGTATTCCTCTGGTGTGCAGGAACAATCTATGTTATATCCATAGCAGTAAAGACCTATGAATATTATAATATGAAAAACAGACTTACCTATTTCATGAATCAATTTATTGAGCTTAAGTCCACGATATCATCACTTCAGAAGGCAGAGGCTGAATTCAGGAAGCTCTTCTCTCTGAAATCAAAAAAGGATGTCCTTGAGGCTGTTGAGGTGACTGATACAGGTTCTATTGATATGGAAGCATTAAAGAAACAGATTGAGGAGACAGTTGAGACAGTAACCGAGATAAAAAAATATCTTTCAGAGCAGAGGGATATTTATCGCTCAACACCCATTGGCTGGCCGGTTAGAGGCGTGATTACCTCAGGTTACGGTGAGAGAACACATCCGAAATACGGAGAGATAGCCTTTCATTCAGGAATAGATATCTCTGTACCGGTAGGCACAGAGATTCGTGCAACGGCAGATGGAGTGGTTGTATTTTCAGGCTGGACGGCAGGAAGTGGTTATACAGTTATAATAGAGCACGGTCATGGTTTTACAACTGCCTATGCCCATAACAAGGAAAATCTCGTGAAGGTCGGTCAGAGGGTAAAGAGAGGAGATGTTGTAGCCCTTTCAGGAAACACCGGCGTTACAACAGGTCCTCATGTTCACTATGAGGTCTGGAAAAACGGGACTCATGTAAATCCACTCACTTATATAAAGGAGAACTACTGATGTTTACAAAGAAACAGCAAGGAGTAGAGACAATTATAGGACCGGACACCACATTTAAAGGTGAACTTAACTCAAAAAGTACAGTACGGATTGATGGTAATTTTGAAGGGATCGTCAATGCCGACTGGATCATTATAGGTGAGGCTGGAAGGGTTAAGGGCGAGATTAATTGTCGGGGCATAGTGATCGGAGGAAGAGCTGAAGGAAATATTAAATCAACTGAGACTATAGAAATCAAGCACAAGGCACAGGTCTTCGGAGAAATCTGTACCCAGAAGCTCTCCATATCAGAGGGAGCTATATTTGATGGTCGTTCCTGTATGCAAGAGCGGAAACCAGACGTGAAAGGTCATAAATCAGAGAATAAATAGAGAAGGGGTGACCTTTTTCTATCCCTCTCTTTTTATGCCAGATAAAATATACAGGATAAATCTTTCTTTTTCAGAAGCAAAGGAACTCTGGTTAAGAGCCCTCAGAGATAAAGTCCTAAATCACCTCTGTCCGCTTACAGAGGAAAAGATAGAAACTATCCATTCAAAAGGAAGGATCACCTCAAGACCTGTAAGGGCAAAAATAAGTTCTCCCTTTTTTCATGCATCTGCTGTTGATGGTTACGCCTTGAGGTTTACAGATACTGTTACAGCTTCTGAGAGAACTCCTGTTTATCTGCAGATTAATAAGGACTGCCTCAGGGTCGACACAGGTGATCCTCTGCAACCTGATATGAATGCGGTAGTTATGTTAGAGGATGTCAATACTGTTAAGAAAGATGGTGCGGAGTTTATAGAGTTAAGAGAGGCTTTAACACCCTGGCAGAATGTAAGGATTGCCGGTGAGGATATAGTCCAGGGAGAACTGATTATACCTGAAAATGAAAGGATAACAGCCTTTTATATTGGAGCAATGCTTGCATCACAGAATACAGAGGTGTGGGTCAGAAAAAAACCTGTTGTTTCTATAATTCCTACGGGTTCTGAGATAGTGGAACCAGGCTCCGAAGTTAAACCCGGCGATATCATTGAATTCAATTCAAGATTTCTTAGCGCGCTGGTAGAGGATACGGGTTCAGAGTACAGGCGTTATGCTATTGTGCCGGATAATAAAGAGATCCTCAAAAGGTCCATTCTCGAAGCCCTTTCTGAATCCCATGTGCTTCTCGTTATAGGTGGTTCATCTCTTGGAAGAGAGGATCTTTTAGCGGATGCAATCAGAGAAATTGGTGATATAGTGGTTCATGGTGTAAACATAAAACCCGGTAAACCTCTGATGTTGAGTATTGTTCAGAATAAACCTGTGATCGGAATTCCTGGATATCCTGTCTCTGCCTATATTGCCTTTGAGCTCTTTGTAAAGCCTTTACTTTATATGCTTCAGTCATTAGAAGAGCCTGAGGCACGGGAGATAGAGGCAATACTTTCAAGGAATATTGCATCCACTCTTGGAATTGAGGAGTTTATAAGGGTCAAGATAGGTTCTGTGTCAGGAAAGTACATAGCCACACCTCTTGCAAGGGGAGCTGGACTCATGAGCTCCCTTGTTAAGGCAGATGGAATACTTCAGATTCCTTCAAACATTGAAGGGATTGAGGCAGGGTCAAAGGTAAAGGTGAAACTTCTCAGGGATGAGAGAGAATTATTAAATACAATTGTATTCATAGGTAGTCACGATAATACGATAGACCTTATTCATAATTTTCTTAAGAAACATTATCCATCCCTGAGTTTATCATCCGCTAATGTTGGATCGATGGGAGGGCTGATTGCCCTCAGAAGGAGGGAATGTCATATTACGGGCATCCATCTTCTTGATGAGGCAACTGGTGAATACAATATTCCTTTTGTAAAGAGAATTCTACAGGGTGAATCTTTTGTTGTGGTCAATCTTGTATACAGGCAGCAGGGTCTGATTGTTAAAAGGGGAAATCCAAAGGCTATAAAAAGCTTCCACGACCTTATAAGGGAGGATATCTTTTTTGTTAACAGGCAGAGAGGTTCAGGCACTAGACTTCTTCTTGACAAACACCTGAAAGAACTTGGCATTGATCCTCAAAGGATTAAAGGTTATGAAATTGAGGATTATACCCACATGTCTGTTGCATCAAAGGTCCTTACAGGTGTTGCTGATGTAGCTCTCGGAATCTATTCAGCAGCAAAGGCACTGGATCTGGATTTCATCCCTGTGGCTGAGGAGAGGTATGATCTTGTAATTCTAGAAGAGTCTTTGAGACTGCCAATGATAGAGGCCCTTCTTGAGATCATAAAAAATGATAGTGAATTTAAAGATGCTGTCCATGCCATGGGAGGATATGATACACGAGATACAGGCAAGGTAATCATGCAAACTCTTCCCTTGAAAGGTCTTTCAGGGTCGGTAGCTCTGTGAGGTCCCTCAGACCGAAGTATTCAAGAAACTCTTTTGTGGTTCCGTAGAGGAAGGGCCTTCCCGGGGCTTCCTTTTTACCCACTATCTTTATGAGTCTTCTTTCAAGAAGGGTCTTTATAGCTCCATCAGAATTTACTCCTCTTATCTGTTCTATTTCTGCCTTTATAATGGGCTGTTTATAGGCAATTATCGCAAGGGTTTCAAGGGCAGCCATGGAGAGCTTTGTCTGAGAAACATTCCTTTTTATCCTCTTTACCCATTCAGAATAGGCTGGATTTGTAATCATCTGATAGCCGTTTGCAATCTCCTTTATTATTATGCCACCATTTTTTGCATCATATTCCATTATCAGTTCATCAAGATGTGTTTTTATCTCTTCCTCAGGAAGTCCTGTTATCTCCTTTATGGAAGAGATAGTGAGAGGTTCTCCGGAAGTAAAGAGCAATAATTCAATTATATCTTTTTTCTCTTTCCTATCCATGAAAAATAATATAACACATGCTATAGTGAGAAGGCGAGAGGTTAGAATAAGATATTATTTTTGCTATAATATTTTATGGACTATATAAAATATTATGGCCTTAAGGAGCATCCTTTTTCCAATGTAGTAGAACCAAAATTCTATTATAAAAGCATCCAGCATACCGAGGCAATAATAAAATTAAAACACGCAATTGATGGAAAAAAGGGTCTTTCTGTTGTAATAGGTGATATAGGCACAGGGAAAACAACACTTGCAAGGCGCTTGCTCGAGGAGCTTGATGAATCAAGATACGAGGCAGCACTCCTTGTGGTGATCCATTCCTCTGTAAGTTCTGACTGGCTTCTAAAGAAGTTTGCCCTTCAGCTCGGTGTACAGGATGTTAAGGATGACAGAATAGAGATACTCGGACAGATATACAAGAGACTCCTTGAGATTAATGAACAGGGTAAGATTGCTGTTGTCCTTATAGATGAGGTTCAGATGTTAAAGACAAGGGAGCTCATGGAGGAGTTCAGAGGACTTCTCAATATGGAGCTTCCTGATGGAAAGATGGTAAATTTTATTTTTTTTGGCCTTCCGGAACTCGATCAGATACTCAGTCTTGACGAGCCACTCAAACAGCGTGTGAGCACAAGGATTACACTTAGACCATTCAGTGAAGAGGACACCAGAGAATATATTATGCACAGGCTTAATGTTGCTGGCTGCCAGAGAATGATCTTTAGCCCTGATGCAATAACCATGATTTATAAATACTCTAGGGGTGTCCCAAGACTAATAAATACTATATGTGATAATGCACTTCTTGAGGGTTTTCTGAGAAAAAGGCAGGAAATAGATAGCTCTATTATCAAGACAGTTGCTGTCGATCTGGGACTTAATTCAGAATAGTCATTTTTTCTATATCCAGTCTTGTCTCCGTATCCTGAATTTTTACTGTTATCTCTGAAGGAAACCATAAGCCTCTGTTCTCTTTCTCGTCAACTAAATAAAATACAGGTTTGTTGTATGTCATAACCACAGAAGTGACCTCGGGAAGATAGATTTCCTGTTTTTCAGGAAGGTATTTTCTGTTTATATATACCTTTTTCCATGAATTTCTGACAATGTATCCGTGGTCCCATTCTTCCACCTCCCTTTCATCCATCTCCCACCACATGAGACAGGATCTCAGTGCCTCCATAAGGAGATAGGCCCTTTCCTCTGGAATTTTTCTGCCTTCTGTTATTATGTTTCCCTCTGAGAGTTTTATTTCTGAGAGGAGAAATCCAAAAGAATAAACCCTTAGCAAGAGATCCTTTCCATTAACAGTCATTGAGGCGTTACCGGACATTTCTTCACCCCCCCTGTTTACCTTAATTGTAAAAAGGAACTTTATCTTCTCAAAGGAATCAAGTTCTGAGAGATATTCCTGAAATGACATCTCCGGAACGGTTACTGTCTCCATAATAGAATAAGAAATTTTTTTGGTGCATCCTGAAATAAGCATCATAAAAGAACAGTAAATGAGCAGTGAGACAGAGTAATTAAGTAAGGTGAACCAGAAATTTTTATCTGCCACATGCAGGAAAGCCTTCCTTTTAAAACTCCTTATTGGTGAGAGGCACATTATGGTCGGCTTATAAGAATACGGAGAAATTTGTCCACATTCCTGGAAATAAGGTGTGTCAATCTTACGGCCTCTATCTGAAAAGATATTCCATCGCCTCATTGATTTCTTTTACTCCCCTGATATCCATTGAGATGTTTGCCTTTAATCTCTCTGCATTTACCTTTGGAATGATTGCTTTTTTAAAAGCTATTTTCTGGGCTTCTCTTAGTCTCAGGTCTGCGTGACTTACAGCCCTTATCTCGCCTGAAAGACCAACCTCGCCGAATATAATTGTGTGGGGATCTATGGGTTTATCCTTTACTGAAGAACTGAGTGATGCAATGATTGCAAGATCAGCTGCCGGCTCTACTACCTTCAGACCACCAACAACATTCACAAATACATCCATGCCTATAAGGTGGATACCCGCCTTTTTCTCAAGAACTGCTATAAGAAGACTAACCCTGTTCGGGTCTACTCCTATGGATGTCCTTCTTGGAACACCGAAGGTGGCAGGTGAAACGAGTGCCTGAAATTCAAGGAGTATTGGTCTAGTTCCTTCCATGCTTGCAGTAACAACTGTACCTGTTGCACCCTCAGGTCTTTCTGAGAGAAAGAGTTCAGAGGGATTCTCGATCTCTCTGAGGCCATCATCACTCATTTCAAAAACACCTATCTCGTTAGAGGAGCCAAACCTGTTTTTTACTGCCCTCAGTATCCTGTAAGAATGCCCCTTTTCACCCTCAAAATAGATTACTGTATCAACAATATGCTCAAGGACCCTCGGTCCTGCTATTGAACCTTCTTTTGTAACATGACCGATTATAAATATAGATGTGCCTGAGCTCTTTGAAAAAAACATGAGCTTCTGGGCACATTCCCTTACCTGCCCAACTGATCCAGGTGCAGAGGGCAGTTCCTCTGAATACATGGTCTGGATTGAATCAACAACCATGACAAGGGGAGAAAGCTTCCTTGCTGAACTGAGGATATTCTCGAGATTGGTCTCTGACTGAAGGAGTATATTTTCTGAGTTAATGTTTAATCTTTCAGCCCGCATCTTAACCTGCTCAAGGGATTCCTCTCCGGAGATATAGAGAACCTTTCCAGAAGAGGCTATGCCGTTCATTGCCTGAAGGAGGAGTGTGGATTTTCCTATCCCGGGGTCACCACCTATGAGAATTAAAGAACCGGGTACAATGCCACCTCCCAGTACCCTGTCAAGCTCATTGATGCCAGTGGCTATCCTTTTTTCTTTTATACAGGAAATCTCTCTCAGTGTTCTCGGTTGAGAGATTTCAGTGCCCCATCCCTTATGGACGCTCATCCTTTGGGTATTTCTCATATCTCTTTCTTCAACGAGTGTATTCCACTGACCGCAATCAGGACATCTTCCAAGCCATTTTGGCGAAACAAAACCACAGGCCTGGCATTGATAGATTACTGTATTTTTTTTCATCTGCAGTTTTTATACCTCGCAGGAACTTCCTTCCAGACTTAAAATTCCCATTCCCTTCCCGGGATGAATTACCGTTCTTAAGGCATTCTTTATGAATTCCTTTGCCCTCTGAACAGCCTGAGAACTTGAAACGCCCAGAGCAAGGGCTGCTGTTATTGCTGCTGAGAAGATGCAACCTGTTCCATGGAACTCACCAGGTATTCTCTCCGATTCAAGGAAAATAAATTCTCCATTAAAAAAGACATCTACAGTTAGATTCCCCTCAAGGTGTCCACCCGTTACTACCACTGCCTCTGCCCCCATGTTCTTAATTTTTTCTGCAGCCCTTTTCATGTCTTCAAGGCTTTCAATACTTAATCCAGTAAGCACAGAGGCTTCATAGATATTGGGTGTTACGACCCTTGAATGGGGTATGAGCTTTTCTTTCAGAAGATCCAGGGTTCTATCCTCAAGAAGGCTGACACCAGTAGATGATACTGTTACAGGATCAATTACAAGATTTTTTAATCCATACTTCCTTATGCACCTTTCAATTACCTCTACATTTTCCCTGCTGTAAATCATGCCTGTTTTGAGACTTTGGGGTTTTATATCATCTAGAAGTACTGTCAGCTGTTTTTCCAGTTCATCTGCACTTACAGGGTAGATGGCTTCTACACCGGTGGTATTCTGGCAGGTAATAGAGGTTACAGCCGACAGTCCATAAACTCCGAAATACCAGAAGACCCTCAGGTCTGCTTGAAGACCTGCACCACCTGTTGGGTCATAGCCTGCTATGGTAAGGCTTACTGGCATTTTTTTATTATACAGATTTTCAATCTCATTGTGCATATTTTTTATAAGTATTGAAAAATATAAAGAGTCCCTACAAGAATACCGAATATAAAAGGGGAATCATTATGTTTATATGGACAACCCATGAGCTGAAGGATATACTTGTAGAAGGAGATTTTCGATTAAGGATTGAACATTCCTCTAATGTAAAAGAGGCAATGCTCAGAGAAGGTGGTATGAGTGATTGTGCTCTTATACCACTCGATGAAGGATATAAAGATTTTCTCGCAAAGTTAAGAGCAAGGGGTGTGACGGGACCCGTTATATTTATAGCCGAAGATAGCCGGAGGCCTCCTGATGAATTTATTTATCCACTCAATGCCCTCTGCTTCAGCCTTCTGGATGATGACATTATTAAGGCTGGTGTATTTATAAACTTTATCTTCAGGCTTGCTCAGCTAAGGGCAATACCTGACATAAAACTCACTCATCATCTATCCTTTAATAAAAGTATCAGCGACAGTCCAGTCGATGAGCCTGAGAGGATAAGGGATGTGATTTCTTATGTTATAGAGAGGGAATTGCCTGTAATTATCTCCTTTGAGATTGATGAATATGGAAGACCTGTAACAGTCAGAGGTGTATGCAGGGTAAGGTTAAGGCAGAATAACTTTATACTCTACCAATTTAAACCTAATTTCCTCATAAATGGAATTAGAGATAGCGGGGATATGAAGATTGTTCTTTCCTATAAAGATATGAATTATGAAAGTGTTATAAAGATTATAAGGAAAGCTGAACATGAGGTTGAGGTAACCATTCCTGATAAACTCTTTATAGAGAGAAGGAGATATGTAAGAATAGTTCCTTCCTTAAAAAAACCTGTGAGACTTTTTATGCTCATGCCCTGTGAATCTACCCTTAGCCTTGAGGTTTATGATATAAGCCAGAGGGGCATAGGATTTTACTCTTCAAGGGATCTCAAGATTGGAGATATCTATGTATTCGGTATCCAGCTTCCTGAACAGACAAAGATAATAATAAGTTATGGAATAATAAGATTTAAAAAGGAGAAGTCTTCGGGTATAAGATATGGTGCTGAGCTCTATCTCCATCCACAGGATGAAGAACTTATCCTCCAGTATATAAGAAAGAGGGAATTAGAGATCATAGAGATATTAAGATAGTTATTAAGGCTGGTTTTTAGAGGATACGGAGTTTTTCTGTTCAGGGAACATCAGGATGATGCTTATCCTTCTGTTTCTTGGATCCTCCGGATTATCCTTTATAAATGGAATGGTGTCAGCATAACCTGCTACCCTTGTGATTTTCTTTGGATCAAGTCCGTATTTTTCCAGTTCCTTTCTGGCTGTTAATGCTCTTTCAGTTGAGAGCTCCCAGTTACTGTAATGGGAGCTTTTGTAGGCAAGGGCATCTGTATGACCCTCAACTGCAACCTGATTGGGAAGCTCCTTGATCTGTTCTCCTATTACCTGCATTATCCTCTTTGCCATGGGTGTTGGTTCTGCTGAGCCGAGGTCAAACATGGGTTTTCCTTCTTTATCCACAAGCTGTATTCTTACACCTCCTTCAAATATGTCAACTATTATCTGATCCTTTATATCTGAGAGTTTTTCCTCTATTGCCTTTTTAATCATCTCCTTGAATTCCTCAGGTTTCATGGCAAAGGGTCCGCCTATCTCAGGGGTTATTTTTCTTTCTGATTCTCCTGCCTCATTCATTATCTCGGATGACTTCTCCAGAAAGGATGTACCGCTCTGCTCAAATATGCTGAAGTGCTTAAAATATGTGGCAACCCTTGC
Above is a window of Thermodesulfovibrionales bacterium DNA encoding:
- a CDS encoding acetylornithine transaminase; protein product: MEQKRLIEEAEKYLMNTYRRYPVVLRKGSGTKVYGIDGREYLDFVGGIAVNVLGHCPRKVVIAVQKQVQRLIHVSNLYHIEPQIELAKKLVEVSFADRVFFCNSGAEANEGAIKLARKYAREYLSPDRYEIITCHGSFHGRTYGALTATAQEKFHNGFAPLLPGFKYVPFNDIESLRKAIDKNTCAVMLEPIQGESGVRIPDEGYLKEVRKLCDETGILLILDEVQTGMGRTGKLFCYEHHGIAPDIMTLAKGLASGIPIGALLATEKVSKVFTPGTHASTFGGNPVACAAALATVETILEDGFILDNVRRMGGYFIERLLGLKSDFPDIIFSVRGMGLLIGMELLRECSDIALECLKRGLLVNCTAGNVLRFTPPLTVQKKEIDQCIEILEEVFSDLK
- the purM gene encoding phosphoribosylformylglycinamidine cyclo-ligase produces the protein MGLTYREAGVDIEEADRFVSLITPLVRATFRPEVISDIGSFNALFKLDLKKYREPVLVSGTDGVGTKLKIAFMLDRHDTVGIDLVAMCVNDILTAGAEPLFFLDYIATGKLSPEKSVEIVKGIAEGCRQAGCALIGGETAEMPGFYQPGEYDLCGFAVGVVEEKEIITGREIKEGDIIIGLYSRGLHSNGYSLAREIISRNKLDLSLYLQETGRSLGEELLEPTRIYVKAFMTLKGSGINVKGMAHITGGGVTGNLPRILPDNISAVIDKRSWNVPFIFQYLQKLGDVPEEEMFRTFNMGIGYIIVVPSGQGGKVINILKEAGYDASQIGFIEKGNKGVRYV
- a CDS encoding peptidoglycan DD-metalloendopeptidase family protein; the protein is MYKLKIFLKKVFTPVTVMLVPHSRTKPVAIKVPFSVIAIAVFLWCAGTIYVISIAVKTYEYYNMKNRLTYFMNQFIELKSTISSLQKAEAEFRKLFSLKSKKDVLEAVEVTDTGSIDMEALKKQIEETVETVTEIKKYLSEQRDIYRSTPIGWPVRGVITSGYGERTHPKYGEIAFHSGIDISVPVGTEIRATADGVVVFSGWTAGSGYTVIIEHGHGFTTAYAHNKENLVKVGQRVKRGDVVALSGNTGVTTGPHVHYEVWKNGTHVNPLTYIKENY
- a CDS encoding polymer-forming cytoskeletal protein gives rise to the protein MFTKKQQGVETIIGPDTTFKGELNSKSTVRIDGNFEGIVNADWIIIGEAGRVKGEINCRGIVIGGRAEGNIKSTETIEIKHKAQVFGEICTQKLSISEGAIFDGRSCMQERKPDVKGHKSENK
- a CDS encoding molybdopterin biosynthesis protein; this translates as MPDKIYRINLSFSEAKELWLRALRDKVLNHLCPLTEEKIETIHSKGRITSRPVRAKISSPFFHASAVDGYALRFTDTVTASERTPVYLQINKDCLRVDTGDPLQPDMNAVVMLEDVNTVKKDGAEFIELREALTPWQNVRIAGEDIVQGELIIPENERITAFYIGAMLASQNTEVWVRKKPVVSIIPTGSEIVEPGSEVKPGDIIEFNSRFLSALVEDTGSEYRRYAIVPDNKEILKRSILEALSESHVLLVIGGSSLGREDLLADAIREIGDIVVHGVNIKPGKPLMLSIVQNKPVIGIPGYPVSAYIAFELFVKPLLYMLQSLEEPEAREIEAILSRNIASTLGIEEFIRVKIGSVSGKYIATPLARGAGLMSSLVKADGILQIPSNIEGIEAGSKVKVKLLRDERELLNTIVFIGSHDNTIDLIHNFLKKHYPSLSLSSANVGSMGGLIALRRRECHITGIHLLDEATGEYNIPFVKRILQGESFVVVNLVYRQQGLIVKRGNPKAIKSFHDLIREDIFFVNRQRGSGTRLLLDKHLKELGIDPQRIKGYEIEDYTHMSVASKVLTGVADVALGIYSAAKALDLDFIPVAEERYDLVILEESLRLPMIEALLEIIKNDSEFKDAVHAMGGYDTRDTGKVIMQTLPLKGLSGSVAL
- the scpB gene encoding SMC-Scp complex subunit ScpB; protein product: MDRKEKKDIIELLLFTSGEPLTISSIKEITGLPEEEIKTHLDELIMEYDAKNGGIIIKEIANGYQMITNPAYSEWVKRIKRNVSQTKLSMAALETLAIIAYKQPIIKAEIEQIRGVNSDGAIKTLLERRLIKIVGKKEAPGRPFLYGTTKEFLEYFGLRDLTELPTLKDLSREEFA
- a CDS encoding AAA family ATPase → MDYIKYYGLKEHPFSNVVEPKFYYKSIQHTEAIIKLKHAIDGKKGLSVVIGDIGTGKTTLARRLLEELDESRYEAALLVVIHSSVSSDWLLKKFALQLGVQDVKDDRIEILGQIYKRLLEINEQGKIAVVLIDEVQMLKTRELMEEFRGLLNMELPDGKMVNFIFFGLPELDQILSLDEPLKQRVSTRITLRPFSEEDTREYIMHRLNVAGCQRMIFSPDAITMIYKYSRGVPRLINTICDNALLEGFLRKRQEIDSSIIKTVAVDLGLNSE
- the radA gene encoding DNA repair protein RadA, which produces MKKNTVIYQCQACGFVSPKWLGRCPDCGQWNTLVEERDMRNTQRMSVHKGWGTEISQPRTLREISCIKEKRIATGINELDRVLGGGIVPGSLILIGGDPGIGKSTLLLQAMNGIASSGKVLYISGEESLEQVKMRAERLNINSENILLQSETNLENILSSARKLSPLVMVVDSIQTMYSEELPSAPGSVGQVRECAQKLMFFSKSSGTSIFIIGHVTKEGSIAGPRVLEHIVDTVIYFEGEKGHSYRILRAVKNRFGSSNEIGVFEMSDDGLREIENPSELFLSERPEGATGTVVTASMEGTRPILLEFQALVSPATFGVPRRTSIGVDPNRVSLLIAVLEKKAGIHLIGMDVFVNVVGGLKVVEPAADLAIIASLSSSVKDKPIDPHTIIFGEVGLSGEIRAVSHADLRLREAQKIAFKKAIIPKVNAERLKANISMDIRGVKEINEAMEYLFR
- the thiD gene encoding bifunctional hydroxymethylpyrimidine kinase/phosphomethylpyrimidine kinase, which gives rise to MPVSLTIAGYDPTGGAGLQADLRVFWYFGVYGLSAVTSITCQNTTGVEAIYPVSADELEKQLTVLLDDIKPQSLKTGMIYSRENVEVIERCIRKYGLKNLVIDPVTVSSTGVSLLEDRTLDLLKEKLIPHSRVVTPNIYEASVLTGLSIESLEDMKRAAEKIKNMGAEAVVVTGGHLEGNLTVDVFFNGEFIFLESERIPGEFHGTGCIFSAAITAALALGVSSSQAVQRAKEFIKNALRTVIHPGKGMGILSLEGSSCEV
- a CDS encoding PilZ domain-containing protein; this translates as MFIWTTHELKDILVEGDFRLRIEHSSNVKEAMLREGGMSDCALIPLDEGYKDFLAKLRARGVTGPVIFIAEDSRRPPDEFIYPLNALCFSLLDDDIIKAGVFINFIFRLAQLRAIPDIKLTHHLSFNKSISDSPVDEPERIRDVISYVIERELPVIISFEIDEYGRPVTVRGVCRVRLRQNNFILYQFKPNFLINGIRDSGDMKIVLSYKDMNYESVIKIIRKAEHEVEVTIPDKLFIERRRYVRIVPSLKKPVRLFMLMPCESTLSLEVYDISQRGIGFYSSRDLKIGDIYVFGIQLPEQTKIIISYGIIRFKKEKSSGIRYGAELYLHPQDEELILQYIRKRELEIIEILR
- a CDS encoding OmpA family protein, encoding MNNNRTGIIKKVKKIGHEGSHGGSWKVAYADFVTAMMAFFLLLWLITMVSPEKRARVATYFKHFSIFEQSGTSFLEKSSEIMNEAGESERKITPEIGGPFAMKPEEFKEMIKKAIEEKLSDIKDQIIVDIFEGGVRIQLVDKEGKPMFDLGSAEPTPMAKRIMQVIGEQIKELPNQVAVEGHTDALAYKSSHYSNWELSTERALTARKELEKYGLDPKKITRVAGYADTIPFIKDNPEDPRNRRISIILMFPEQKNSVSSKNQP